GGCTCGACGTCACCGAGACCGTACGCATCGGCCCCGACCTCCGTATCACCGCCACCCCCAAGGAGCGCTGACCGTGTTCACCGGAATCGTCGAAGAACTGGGCGAGGTCGTCGCCGTCGAGCAGCTGGAGGACGCCTCCCGCTTCCGGCTGCGCGGCCCCCTGGTCACGGAAGGCGCCCAGCACGGCGACTCCATCGCCGTCAACGGTGTCTGTCTCACGGTCGTCGAGTTCGGCGACGGCGAGTTCACCGCCGACGTCATGGCCGAGACCCTCAAGCGGTCCAGCCTCGGCGCCCTCGAAGCCGGCTCCCGGGTCAACCTGGAGCGGCCCATGGCCGTCGGCGACCGCCTCGGCGGCCACATCGTCCAGGGACACGTCGACGGCACCGGCGCGATCCTCGACCGGACCCCGTCCGAGCACTGGGAACTCGTCAAGGTCGGCCTGCCCGCCCACCTCTCGCGCTACGTCGTCGAGAAGGGCTCGATCACGGTCGACGGCGTCAGCCTCACCGTCGTCGAGGTCGCCGACGACTGGTTCACCATCAGCCTCATCCCCACCACCCTCGCCCTGACCACGCTCGGCATCAAGAAGAGCGGCGACCCGGTCAACCTGGAAGTGGACGTCATCGCCAAGTACGTCGAGCGACTGCTCGGCCCGAACGCCCTGGAGAACGGCAAGTGAACTGGCTCAACTCCGAGGCGTTCACCGTCCTCGACCAGCACATCATGTGGTCCGACATGATCGGCAACACGATCGGACTCATAGCCCTCGCGCTCGGCTGGCGCCGCTCCATCCTCACCTGGCCCGCCCAGCTGCTCTCCGGCCTGATCCTCGTCGGCGCCTACGCCTCCGCCCACCTCTCCGGCGGCGTCGGCAAGCAGCTCCTGGTCATCGGCGTCGCCGCCTGGGGCTGGTGGCAGTGGAACCGCGGCAGGCAGCAGGCCCAGGACGGCTCCATCGCCGTCCGCTTCGCCACCTGGAAGGAGCGCGGTCTGCTCCTCGCGGGCGCGGTCGCCGGCACCCTTGCCGTCGGCGGGCTCTTCACCCTCTACCCGTCGCTCTCCTGGAGCCCGTGGGCCGACGCGTACATCTTCGTCGGCACGCTCGTCGCGATGATCGCCCAGGCCCGCGGCCTCGTCGAGTTCTGGTTCGCCTGGCTCCTCGTCGACCTCGTCGGCGTCCCTCTCGCCTTCAACAGCGGCCTCGCCTTCTCCGGCCTGGTCTACGTCATCTACTTCGCCCTCGTCATCTGGGGCATGCGCGACTGGTGGCTCCGGACGCGCACGACCTCCGCCGCTCTGGAAGGAGCACACGCATGAGCGCCGCCCTTCCCCTCTGGGACGCCACCGACCTCGCCCTCGACCCCGTCGAGCAGGCCATCCGCGACATCGCCGCCGGGCGCCCCGTCGTCGTCGTCGACGACGAGGACCGCGAGAACGAGGGCGACCTCGTCATCGCCGCCGAGAAGGCGACCCCCGAGATCGTCGCCTTCATGATGAGCGAGTGCCGCGGTCTGATCTGCGCGCCCATGGAGGACGAGGAGCTGGAGCGCCTCCAGCTCCCGCAGATGGTCGAGCACAACACCGAGTCGATGCGGACGGCCTTCACCGTCTCCGTCGACGCGTCCCCCGCGCACGGCGTCACCACCGGCATCTCCGCCGCCGACCGCGCCACCACCCTGCGGATGCTGGCGAGCGGCAGCCACGAGCCGTCCGACTTCGTCCGCCCCGGACACGTCTTCCCGCTTCGCGCCAAGGCCGGCGGCGTCCTCGCCCGCAACGGCCACACCGAGGCCGCCGTCGACCTCGCCCGCCTCGCGGGCCTCCGCCCGGCCGGCGCGATCGTGGAGATCGCCGGCGAGGACGGCGTCATGCTGCGCCTGCCCGAGCTGGTCCCCTTCGCCCGCAAGCACGGCCTCACGATCATCTCCATCGAGGACCTGATCGCCTACCGGCGCTCCGCCGAGCCGACCGTCCGCCGCGAGGCCGAGGTCCGGCTGCCCACCGCGCACGGCGACTTCACCGCGTACGGCTACCGCTCCACCGTGGACGGCGTCGAGCACGTCGCCCTGGTCCACGGGGAGATCGGCGACGGCGAGGACCTGCTCGTGCGGGTCCACTCCGAGTGCCTGACCGGCGACATCTTCCACTCGCTGCGCTGCGACTGCGGCCCCCAGCTCCAGGCCTCCATGGACCGCATCCAGGAGGCCGGCCGCGGCGTCGTCGTCTACCTGCGGGGCCACGAGGGCCGCGGGATCGGCCTGCTCTCCAAGCTCCGCGCGTACGAGCTCCAGGAGCAGGGCCGCGACACCCTCGACGCCAACCTGGAGCTCGGGCTGCCCGCCGACGCCCGCGACTACGCCGCCGGCGCCCAGATCCTCGTCGACCTCGGCGTCCGCGGCCTGCGCCTGATGACCAACAACCCCGACAAGATCGAGGCCCTCACCCGGTACGGCCTCAGGGTCGAGGGCCGCGAGCCGATGCCGGTCCAGGCCGGCGAGCACAACCTCCGCTACCTGCGCACCAAGCGGGACCGGATGGGCCACGACCTGCCCTGGCTGGACGGCTCCCCGGCCTCCACCTGCGGCAACCAGTAATCCCCCACCTTTCGTACGTTCACGGTTCAAGGTTCAAGGAGAGACATGAGCGGCAAGGGCGCACCCGTCCTCAGTGTGAAGAACTGCGGCGACCTGCGGGTCGCGGTCATCGCGGCGCAGTGGCACGAGAAGATCATGGACGGCCTCGTCGACGGCGCCCTGCGCGCCCTCAGCGAGCTCGGCATCGACGAGCCGACGCTGCTGCGCGTCCCCGGCAGCTTCGAGCTCCCGGTCGTGGCGAAGGTCCTCGCCGGGCGCGGCTACGATGCCATCGTCGCGCTCGGAGTCGTCATCCGCGGCGGAACCCCGCACTTCGAGTACGTGTGCCAGGGCGTGACCCACGGCCTCACCCAGGTCTCGATCGACACCGGCGTACCCGTCGGATTCGGCGTCCTCACCGTCGACAACGAAGAGCAGGCCCTCGACCGGGCCGGCCTCGAAGGCTCCTCCGAGGACAAGGGCCACGAAGCGGTCACCGCCGCCGTCGCCACCGCCACCACGCTGCGCACGGTCAGCGAACCCTGGCGCTAGGTAGCACATCCCCACCCCGTACCCTAGGACCATCATGGCGAACAAAACCTTCGAAGAGCTCTTCGCCGAGCTCAAGCTCAAGGCCGAGACCGGCGACCCGGCCACCTCCCGCACCGCGGAACTGGTGGACAAGGGCGTCCATGCCATCGGCAAGAAGGTCGTCGAGGAGGCCGCCGAGGTCTGGATGGCCGCCGAGTACGAGGGCAAGGAAGCGGCCGCCGAGGAGATCTCGCAGCTGCTGTACCACGTCCAGGTGATGATGGTCGCCCGCGGGATCTCGCTCGACGACGTCTACGCCCACCTCTGAGCACGAACTCCGAGCACGACTTTTCGGTCTCCCCACCACTCCCAGGCAAAGGAAGCTCACCCCATGCTGCGCATCGCCGTTCCCAACAAGGGTTCCCTCTCCGGACCTGCGTCGGCAATGCTCCATGAGGCCGGCTACCGGCAGCGCAAGGAGTCCAAGGAGCTCGTCGTCATCGACCCCGACAACGAGGTCGAGTTCTTCTACCTGCGGCCGAAGGACATCGCGATCTACGTCGCCTCCGGGAAGCTGGACATCGGCATCACCGGCCGTGACCTGCTCCTGGACTCCGGAGCCAGCGCCGAGGAGATCCTCGCGCTGAACTTCGGCCGCTCCACCTTCCGCTACGCCACCCGGCCCGGCACCGCGAACGGCCCGGAGGACTTCGGTGGCATGACCATCGCGACCTCCTACGAGGGCATCGTCGCCAAGCACCTCGCCGACCAGGGAATCGACGCCTCCGTCGTCCACCTGGACGGCGCGGTCGAGACCGCGATCCAGCTGGGCGTCGCCCAGGTGATCGCGGACGTCGTGGAGACCGGCACCAGCCTGCGCAACGCCGGTCTCGAGGTCATCGGCGAGCCGATCCTCACCTCCGAGGCCGTCGTCGTCCGCCGCCACGGCGCCACGGACGACCACCCCCAGGTGCAGCAGTTCCTGCGCCGCCTCCAGGGCGTCCTGGTCGCCCGCTCGTACGTGATGATGGACTACGACTGCCGCGCCGAGCACCTGGAGCAGGCCGTCGCCCTCACCCCGGGCCTCGAGTCGCCGACCGTCTCCCCGCTGCACAACGAGGGGTGGGTCGCCGTCCGCGCGATGGTCCCCGCCAAGGAGGCGCAGCGGATCATGGACGACCTGTACGAGATCGGCGCGCGCGCCATCCTCACCACCGCCATCCACGCCTGCCGCCTCTGACGGCGGCCGGCCCGTACGTCCCCCGAGGCACGGAGGAGACCCCGATGTCCGAGTCACCGCTGCCCGCCCTCCCGGTCACCTTCCGGCCGGGGCGCACCCGGGCCGTCCTGCTGACCGTGGGAACCGTGATGTTCGTGGTCATCACGGCCGTCGCCCTGATGCTGGAGCGGCTGGGACCGGGGGAGCGCGTCAGCTTCGTCTTCACGGCCGCGCTGCTCTTCGGGGTCCTCGTCATGCTGAGCCGCCCGAAGGTCGTCGCCGACGACGAGGGCGTCACGGTCGTCAACATCACCCGGGCCCGGCGGCTCGCCTGGGCGGAGATCCTCAAGGTCAACCTCCGCCCCGGCGACCCGTGGGTCTTCCTGGACCTGAGCGACGGCACCAGCCTGCCCGTGCTCGGCATCCAGCCGGGCATCGCCAAGGAAGCGGCGATCCGGGACGCCCGCGCCCTGCGGGCCCTGGCCGAGAGCCGCGGAACGGTCGCGGAGCGGGTCTGATACCCGGCCCCCGGCGAACGGACGGTCGATCGTACGGCCGAACGGTCGGCGAACGGATCCCGGGCGGGAGAACCCGGATCCGTCCCCCATCCGGGGCCGACCCCCTGCCCCGCGGGGCGTTCGCGTGACTACTCTGGAGGCGGTGGTGCCGAGCGGCACCACCGCCTCGCGTGTGCAGGGCCGCGGTCGCGGCCCGCGGGGCCACCCTTCGACCCGAGGAGTGACTCCCTCCAGCAATGGACGGATCGTCCGGTAGTACCTGCGCCGCCCCCTCTCCGGAGGCGGCGGCATGATCGTCTCCCTCCTGCTGCTCGCCGCGGCTTTTCTCCTGATCCTCGCCAACGGCTTCTTCGTGGCCGCCGAGTTCGGTCTCGTGACCGTCGAGCGCGCCGAGGCCGAGCGGGCCGCGGCCGCCGGCGACCGGCGCGCCCGCACCGTCGTCACCGCGCTGCGCGAGCTGTCCTTCCAGCTCTCCGGCACCCAGCTCGGCATCACGATCACCTCGCTCGTCGTCGGCATGCTCGCGCAGCCCGCGCTCGCCGGGCTGCTGAACGGGCCGCTGACCGCGACGGGACTGCCCGAAGGGGCCGTCTCCGGAGTCGCGGTGGTGATCGGGATGCTGCTCGCCTCCGCCGTCCAGATGGTGGTCGGCGAGCTCGTACCGAAGAACTGGGCGGTCTCCCGGCCGCTCCAGGTGGCCCGCTTCGTCGCGACCCCGCAGCGCCGCTTCTCCGCGCTCTTCCGGCCGGTGATCGCCCTGCTCAACCGGGTCGCCAACCGGCTGGTCCGGCTCCTGGGCGTCGAGCCCACCGACGAGCTGGACTCCGTCCGCACCCCCGGCGAGCTCGTCTCGCTCGCCCGGCACTCCGCCCTGGCCGGCGCGCTCGAACAGGACACCGCCGACCTCTTCGTCCGGACCCTCTCCCTCGGCGGCCTCACCGCCGGGCAGGTCATGACCCCGCGGGTGAAGGTGAGCGCCCTCCAGTGGGACGCCACCGCGGCCGACGTCCTCAACCTCACCCGGGCCACCGGCCTCTCGCGCTTCCCCGTCTACCGCGACCGCATCGACGAGATCGTCGGCATGGTCCACCTCAAGGACGCGCTCGCCGTCGCCCCGCACGCCCGGCTGCGCACCCGCGTCGGCCGGATCGCGGTCCCGCCGCTCCTCGTCCCCGAGACGCTGCCCGCCCAAACCCTCCTGGAGCGGCTGCGCAGGGAGCAGCCGATCGCGGTCGTCGTCGACGAGTACGGCGGAACGGCCGGCGTCGTCACCCTGGAGGACATCGTCGAGGAGCTCGTCGGCGAGGTGCGCGACGAGCACGACACCCTCGCCGACGGACGCCCCGAGCTGGCCGCCGCCCCCGCCGAGGACGGCCGGCCCGCCTGGGAGGCCGACGGCTCCTGCCGGGTCCACACCCTGCGCCGGATAGGCCTCGACGTGCCCGACGGGCCGTACGAGACCGTGGCCGGGCTCGTCGCCGACCTCCTCGGGCGCATCCCCGCGCCCGGCGACCGCGCCGAGCTCCCCGGCTGGCGGCTCTCGGTGCGCCAGGTCGACCGCTACCGGGCCGGGCGCGTCCGGCTCGTGCGGACCGGCCCGGACCCGGACCCGGGCTGGGGCCTCGCAGGGGGCTCGGACCTGGAATCGGACGTCGCAGCGGGCCCGGGCCCGGAGCCGTACACCGATCCGGTCGCGGTGGACTCCGCCGCCCCGCTCGTCGCGGAGGGCGTC
The sequence above is a segment of the Streptomyces sp. NBC_01255 genome. Coding sequences within it:
- a CDS encoding riboflavin synthase, whose protein sequence is MFTGIVEELGEVVAVEQLEDASRFRLRGPLVTEGAQHGDSIAVNGVCLTVVEFGDGEFTADVMAETLKRSSLGALEAGSRVNLERPMAVGDRLGGHIVQGHVDGTGAILDRTPSEHWELVKVGLPAHLSRYVVEKGSITVDGVSLTVVEVADDWFTISLIPTTLALTTLGIKKSGDPVNLEVDVIAKYVERLLGPNALENGK
- a CDS encoding nicotinamide mononucleotide transporter family protein, with product MWSDMIGNTIGLIALALGWRRSILTWPAQLLSGLILVGAYASAHLSGGVGKQLLVIGVAAWGWWQWNRGRQQAQDGSIAVRFATWKERGLLLAGAVAGTLAVGGLFTLYPSLSWSPWADAYIFVGTLVAMIAQARGLVEFWFAWLLVDLVGVPLAFNSGLAFSGLVYVIYFALVIWGMRDWWLRTRTTSAALEGAHA
- a CDS encoding bifunctional 3,4-dihydroxy-2-butanone-4-phosphate synthase/GTP cyclohydrolase II is translated as MSAALPLWDATDLALDPVEQAIRDIAAGRPVVVVDDEDRENEGDLVIAAEKATPEIVAFMMSECRGLICAPMEDEELERLQLPQMVEHNTESMRTAFTVSVDASPAHGVTTGISAADRATTLRMLASGSHEPSDFVRPGHVFPLRAKAGGVLARNGHTEAAVDLARLAGLRPAGAIVEIAGEDGVMLRLPELVPFARKHGLTIISIEDLIAYRRSAEPTVRREAEVRLPTAHGDFTAYGYRSTVDGVEHVALVHGEIGDGEDLLVRVHSECLTGDIFHSLRCDCGPQLQASMDRIQEAGRGVVVYLRGHEGRGIGLLSKLRAYELQEQGRDTLDANLELGLPADARDYAAGAQILVDLGVRGLRLMTNNPDKIEALTRYGLRVEGREPMPVQAGEHNLRYLRTKRDRMGHDLPWLDGSPASTCGNQ
- the ribH gene encoding 6,7-dimethyl-8-ribityllumazine synthase, with translation MSGKGAPVLSVKNCGDLRVAVIAAQWHEKIMDGLVDGALRALSELGIDEPTLLRVPGSFELPVVAKVLAGRGYDAIVALGVVIRGGTPHFEYVCQGVTHGLTQVSIDTGVPVGFGVLTVDNEEQALDRAGLEGSSEDKGHEAVTAAVATATTLRTVSEPWR
- a CDS encoding phosphoribosyl-ATP diphosphatase; this translates as MANKTFEELFAELKLKAETGDPATSRTAELVDKGVHAIGKKVVEEAAEVWMAAEYEGKEAAAEEISQLLYHVQVMMVARGISLDDVYAHL
- the hisG gene encoding ATP phosphoribosyltransferase codes for the protein MLRIAVPNKGSLSGPASAMLHEAGYRQRKESKELVVIDPDNEVEFFYLRPKDIAIYVASGKLDIGITGRDLLLDSGASAEEILALNFGRSTFRYATRPGTANGPEDFGGMTIATSYEGIVAKHLADQGIDASVVHLDGAVETAIQLGVAQVIADVVETGTSLRNAGLEVIGEPILTSEAVVVRRHGATDDHPQVQQFLRRLQGVLVARSYVMMDYDCRAEHLEQAVALTPGLESPTVSPLHNEGWVAVRAMVPAKEAQRIMDDLYEIGARAILTTAIHACRL
- a CDS encoding PH domain-containing protein; the encoded protein is MSESPLPALPVTFRPGRTRAVLLTVGTVMFVVITAVALMLERLGPGERVSFVFTAALLFGVLVMLSRPKVVADDEGVTVVNITRARRLAWAEILKVNLRPGDPWVFLDLSDGTSLPVLGIQPGIAKEAAIRDARALRALAESRGTVAERV
- a CDS encoding hemolysin family protein, with protein sequence MIVSLLLLAAAFLLILANGFFVAAEFGLVTVERAEAERAAAAGDRRARTVVTALRELSFQLSGTQLGITITSLVVGMLAQPALAGLLNGPLTATGLPEGAVSGVAVVIGMLLASAVQMVVGELVPKNWAVSRPLQVARFVATPQRRFSALFRPVIALLNRVANRLVRLLGVEPTDELDSVRTPGELVSLARHSALAGALEQDTADLFVRTLSLGGLTAGQVMTPRVKVSALQWDATAADVLNLTRATGLSRFPVYRDRIDEIVGMVHLKDALAVAPHARLRTRVGRIAVPPLLVPETLPAQTLLERLRREQPIAVVVDEYGGTAGVVTLEDIVEELVGEVRDEHDTLADGRPELAAAPAEDGRPAWEADGSCRVHTLRRIGLDVPDGPYETVAGLVADLLGRIPAPGDRAELPGWRLSVRQVDRYRAGRVRLVRTGPDPDPGWGLAGGSDLESDVAAGPGPEPYTDPVAVDSAAPLVAEGVR